One window of Triticum dicoccoides isolate Atlit2015 ecotype Zavitan chromosome 5A, WEW_v2.0, whole genome shotgun sequence genomic DNA carries:
- the LOC119298037 gene encoding chitinase 2-like, producing the protein MSTRRAPPSLATAATAILAVLAAALATTGARAQMCGAQANGAKCANCLCCSRFGFCGSTADYCGAGCQSQCSGCGSTPSGGQGVASIVSRELFERMLLHRNDAACLARGFYTYDAFLAAAVAFPAFAGATFSTNTRKREVAAFLGQTSHETTGGWPTAPDGPYSWGYCFKQERNPPSNYCEPRIEWPCAPDKQYYGRGPIQLSYNYNYGPAGRAISVDLLNQPELVATDPVVSFKTALWFWMTPQGNKPSSHAVITGQWWPTAVDMAAHRLPGYGVITNIINGGLECGIGPDTRVADRIGFYTRYCNVLGVGYGSNLDCYTQQPFTG; encoded by the coding sequence ATGTCGACACGGAGAGCTCCTCCGAGtctggccacggcggcgacggCTATCCTGGCTGTCCTGGCCGCGGCGCTCGCCACCACGGGAGCTCGCGCACAAATGTGCGGCGCGCAGGCCAACGGCGCCAAGTGCGCGAACTGCCTCTGCTGCAGCCGCTTCGGGTTCTGCGGCAGCACGGCGGACTACTGCGGCGCCGGCTGCCAGAGCCAGTGCAGCGGCTGCGGCTCCACTCCTTCCGGCGGCCAGGGCGTGGCATCCATCGTGTCCAGGGAGCTCTTCGAGCGGATGCTCCTCCACCGCAACGACGCGGCGTGCCTGGCGCGCGGGTTCTACACGTACGACGCGTTCCTCGCGGCCGCCGTGGCGTTCCCTGCCTTCGCCGGCGCGACGTTCAGCACCAACACGCGGAAGCGGGAGGTGGCCGCGTTCCTGGGCCAGACATCCCACGAGACCACCGGCGGGTGGCCGACGGCGCCCGACGGCCCTTACTCGTGGGGCTACTGCTTCAAGCAGGAGAGGAACCCGCCGTCCAACTACTGCGAGCCCAGGATAGAGTGGCCGTGCGCGCCCGACAAGCAGTACTATGGCCGCGGCCCCATCCAGCTCTCCTACAACTACAACTACGGGCCGGCGGGCCGCGCCATCAGCGTGGACCTGCTGAACCAGCCGGAGCTGGTGGCGACGGACCCGGTGGTGTCATTCAAGACGGCGCTATGGTTCTGGATGACCCCGCAGGGGAACAAGCCGTCGTCCCACGCCGTGATCACGGGCCAGTGGTGGCCGACGGCGGTGGACATGGCCGCCCACCGGCTTCCCGGGTATGGCGTGATTACCAACATCATCAACGGCGGGCTCGAGTGTGGGATCGGGCCGGACACACGGGTGGCCGACCGAATCGGGTTCTATACGCGCTACTGCAACGTTCTCGGTGTTGGCTACGGGAGCAACCTGGACTGCTACACGCAGCAGCCATTCACCGGCTGA